The genomic interval TGAGCTATTGTTCAGTTCTAAATTTGCTTGCCCTGTGTGTGGTTACAGCATTACCGATTTAGAACCACGTATGTTCTCCTTTAATAACCCCGCGGGTGCTTGTGAAACCTGTGACGGTTTAGGCGTAGATCAATATTTCGATCCAGACAAACTGATTGTTGATAGCAGCTTAACCCTAGGCGAAGGTGCCATTCGTGGTTGGGATCGACGCACCATTTATTACTTCCAAATGCTGAGCAGTGTGGCCGAGCACTTCGGCTTTGGTATGGATAAGCCATTTAAGAAACTCACGAAAAAACAGAGAAACGTGATCCTTTATGGTAGTGGTCAAGAAGACGTACCGTTTCACTATGTTAATAGCCGAGGCGATACGGTTATAAAAGAACATCCATTTGAAGGTGTCATTCCTAATCTTTCGCGTCGCTATCATGAAACCGAAAGTGCTATGGTGCGTGAAGAACTATCCAAGTTGCTTTCCGTACAACCTTGCCCCACTTGTAATGGCTCTCGTCTAAAAGAAGCCAGTCGTAATGTGTTTGTGGATAACCACAATATTGCGGACATCACCTCAATGCCTATCGGTCCCGCTTTAGATTATTTTTCTAAGCTAAATCTAAAGGGCAAGCGTGGCGAAATCGCTAATAAAATCCTAAAAGAAATTAACGACCGCCTGCACTTTCTAGTGAACGTGGGTCTGAACTATCTCAGCCTGGATCGCAGTGCAGATACACTTTCTGGTGGAGAGGCGCAGCGTATTCGCTTAGCCAGTCAAATTGGCGCTGGACTTGTGGGCGTCATGTACATTCTGGATGAACCTTCCATCGGTTTGCACCAGCGCGACAATGATCGACTACTGAAAACATTAGAGCACTTGCGCGACTTGGGCAACACAGTATTAGTTGTTGAACATGATGAAGACGCTATTCGTGCCGCCGACTACCTTGTGGACATAGGGCCAGGGGCTGGGGTTCATGGTGGCGAAGTGATTTTTGCTGGCACGCCTAAGCAAATCACTAAATGCAAAAATTCGATTACTGGCCAATACTTAAGCGGCAAACAAAAAATCGAAGTTCCGACAAAACGCCATGAAGCGGATCCCCAAAAGCAACTGACGATCACAGGTGCATCCGGTAATAACTTAAACGACGTGACACTGAACATTCCGGTTGGCTTGTTAACCTGTGTAACAGGTGTATCAGGTAGTGGTAAATCAACCTTGATTAACCAAACTCTATTCCCACTGGCAGCAACTGAATTGAATCGCGCTTCCACTTTGAAGCCTTCTCCGTATGAAAGCATTGCAGGCTTGGATCATTTTGATAAGTGCGTAGACATAGATCAAAGCCCTATTGGACGCACCCCAAGATCTAACCCTGCAACATACACAGGTATCTTTACCGCCGTGCGCGATTTATTTGCTGGAACTGAAGAAGCTCGAAGCCGTGGCTATAAAGCCGGTCGCTTTAGCTTTAACGTGAAAGGCGGTCGCTGCGAGGCGTGTCAGGGTGACGGTGTAATTAAAGTCGAAATGCATTTCCTTGCGGATGTGTATGTGCCTTGCGATGTT from Bermanella marisrubri carries:
- the uvrA gene encoding excinuclease ABC subunit UvrA, which codes for MDTILVRGARTHNLKNIDLEIPRDKLVVITGLSGSGKSSLAFDTLYAEGQRRYVESLSTYARQFLSMMEKPDVDHIEGLSPAISIEQKSTSHNPRSTVGTVTEIYDYLRLLYARAGEPRCPEHGEVLDAQTVSQMVDQILALPEGSKLMVLAPVVQDRKGEHLHLFEQLRGQGFVRVRVDGIVVDMDDVPELDKNKKHTIEVVVDRIKVREGLEQRLAESLETALELTSGTAKVKGMDDDKLELLFSSKFACPVCGYSITDLEPRMFSFNNPAGACETCDGLGVDQYFDPDKLIVDSSLTLGEGAIRGWDRRTIYYFQMLSSVAEHFGFGMDKPFKKLTKKQRNVILYGSGQEDVPFHYVNSRGDTVIKEHPFEGVIPNLSRRYHETESAMVREELSKLLSVQPCPTCNGSRLKEASRNVFVDNHNIADITSMPIGPALDYFSKLNLKGKRGEIANKILKEINDRLHFLVNVGLNYLSLDRSADTLSGGEAQRIRLASQIGAGLVGVMYILDEPSIGLHQRDNDRLLKTLEHLRDLGNTVLVVEHDEDAIRAADYLVDIGPGAGVHGGEVIFAGTPKQITKCKNSITGQYLSGKQKIEVPTKRHEADPQKQLTITGASGNNLNDVTLNIPVGLLTCVTGVSGSGKSTLINQTLFPLAATELNRASTLKPSPYESIAGLDHFDKCVDIDQSPIGRTPRSNPATYTGIFTAVRDLFAGTEEARSRGYKAGRFSFNVKGGRCEACQGDGVIKVEMHFLADVYVPCDVCQGKRYNRETLEVRYKGKNIHEVLDMTVEDACDFFEAIPALKRKLDTLMDVGLSYIRLGQNATTLSGGEAQRVKLARELSKRDTGKTLYILDEPTTGLHFHDIQQLLTVLHRLRDHGNTVVVIEHNLDVIKTADWIVDLGPEGGSGGGKIIAEGTPENLSKVKGSHTATFLKPMLAAK